Proteins encoded in a region of the Peromyscus maniculatus bairdii isolate BWxNUB_F1_BW_parent chromosome 15, HU_Pman_BW_mat_3.1, whole genome shotgun sequence genome:
- the LOC102912463 gene encoding LOW QUALITY PROTEIN: rho GTPase-activating protein 11A (The sequence of the model RefSeq protein was modified relative to this genomic sequence to represent the inferred CDS: inserted 1 base in 1 codon): MWDQRLVRLALLQQLRAVYGIKVKGGRGQCDRRRHETAATEIRGKIFGVPFNSLPHSVVPEYGHIPSFLVDACTSLEEHIHTEGLFRKSGSVIRLKALKSKLDHGEACLSSALPCDVAGLLKQFFRELPEPVLPADLHEALFKAQQLGAEEKNQATLLLSCLVANPTADILRYFFNFLKNVSLRASENKMDSSNLAVIFAPNLLQTSEGHEKMSANTEKKLRLQAAVVQTLIDCASDIGRVPDFILEKIPAMLGIDGLCTTPSLEGFEEGEYETPGECKRKRRQSVGDFVNGALNRLKSSRTPSVTPQQDRAAQASVSPLILTPSVKRKLPGESSHAFSSKKRKSIKHNLNFELLPSHLFSSNSTPVSVHFDTSPDGSSQSSLSPIAMSGNHLISTDLRRSKRIGSKKVYRVESGKAGCFSPKVSRKEKVRRSLRLKFSLGKNXRLDAEKTRKSEEHLLTPDGLDGAGSRMSWTEPSNSSFQDMGASGASPVMSNLEVKSFSLEPDNTVDNSPLVSCELRPSTLHSQPDSSVLGSSLSGDESNLTSETLLKIQKAFSEAGSDLHTLIHRGQSSVTDTGEESEASDATVREPKGDDGDCIGEDGDCVPERDSSSCPSPTLGREASVESYSPQMKGGHEEDIQSEVPKADLILQEFPSQEQTKGPQSPRNQLNAQPAGNEAVVEQNSMACEAAGEDEAHSSLEQSACSVLVPSKPQPQRLAKQQSPVGKCDNAVPGGLQMTEHGKVSDHIQWFNKLSLNEANRTKVKSPLKFQRTPVRQSVRRINSLLEYGRQPVRQKLAFFGDAASPLVKSVSCDGALPSCVESTSKDSSVSCAKLGPEAQKSTSCDKSNDAVSKSSVELTSKSFSKVKRHPDPVHASLGTTRFCKQESKSDGQIKFPLDDLTNHDRLKFAVNNNTAFPPGIKNRVLRKPSEKERVWYKGSPKNPIGKTQLLPTSKPVDL, from the exons ATGTGGGATCAGAGGTTGGTCAGATTGGCCCTGCTGCAGCAGCTTCGGGCTGTCTATGGCATTAAAGTCAAGGGTGGCCGCGGCCAGTGTGATCGCAGGAGACACGAAACTGCAGCTACGGAAATAAGGGGTAAGATATTTGGAGTTCCTTTTAATTCATTGCCTCATTCAGTTGTTCCAGAATATGGACACATTCCAAGCTTTCTTGTTGATGCATGCACATCTTTGGAAGAGCATATTCATACAGAAGGGCTTTTTAGGAAGTCAGGATCTGTTATCCGTCTAAAGGCACTAAAGAGTAAACTGGACCATGGTGAAGCCTGCCTGTCTTCTGCACTTCCCTGTGATGTTGCAGGTCTGCTTAAGCAGTTCTTCCGGGAACTGCCAGAGCCTGTGCTCCCGGCTGATCTGCATGAAGCTCTGTTCAAAGCACAACAGTTAGGGGCAGAGGAGAAGAATCAAGCTACATTGTTGCTGTCCTGTCTGGTGGCCAATCCTACAGCTGATATATTAAGATACTTCTTTAACTTTCTCAAGAATGTTTCTCTTAGGGCGAGTGAGAATAAAATGGACAGCAGCAATCTTGCAGTAATATTTGCACCGAATCTTCTTCAGACAAGTGAAGGCCATGAGAAGATGTCTGCTAACACGGAGAAAAAGCTACGATTGCAGGCAGCAGTAGTACAGACTCTTATTGATTGTGCATCAGATATTGGACGTGTGCCAGATTTTATTCTGGAAAAGATACCAGCCATGTTAGGTATTGATGGTCTCTGTACTACTCCATCCCTGGAAGGCTTTGAAGAAGGAGAATATGAAACTCCTGGTGAatgtaagagaaaaagaagacaaagtgtTGGAGATTTTGTTAATGGAGCACTAAATAGACTTAAATCTAGCAGAACACCTTCTGTTACACCTCAACAAGATAGAGCTGCCCAGGCCTCTGTATCACCATTGATTCTCACACCAAGTGTTAAGCGAAAACTGCCAGGAGAGTCTTCTCATGCCTTCTCAAGTAAGAAAAGGAAGTCCATCAAACACAACTTGAACTTTGAGCTGTTGCCAAGTCATCTCTTCAGCAGCAATTCTACACCAGTATCAGTTCACTTTGATACGAGCCCAGACGGGTCGTCGCAGAGTTCACTCTCTCCCATCGCCATGAGTGGAAACCACTTGATCAGTACAGACCTAAGGCGAAGTAAAAGAATTGGGAGCAAAAAAGTTTACAGGGTAGAGTCAGGAAAAGcaggctgtttctctcctaaagTCAGTCGTAAAGAAAAGGTCCGAAGATCTCTTCGCCTGAAATTTAGCCTGGGAAAAA AGAGACTCGATGCAGAAAAGACGAGGAAATCTGAGGAACACTTACTAACTCCAGATGGACTGGATGGAGCAGGTTCCAGGATGTCTTGGACAGAACCCAGCAATTCAAGTTTTCAAGACATGGGTGCAAGCGGAGCTTCTCCAGTAATGAGCAATCTTGAGGTGAAGAGCTTTTCTTTGGAGCCCGACAATACTGTTGACAACTCACCACTTGTGTCCTGTGAACTCAGACCTTCCACCTTGCACAGTCAACCTGACAGCAGTGTGCTGGGGAGTTCCCTTAGTGGAGATGAAAGTAACCTGACCTCCGAGACCTTGCTAAAGATTCAGAAAGCGTTTTCCGAGGCTGGGAGTGATCTTCATACACTGATACATCGTGGGCAGTCCTCAGTCACAGACACAGGGGAAGAAAGTGAAGCCAGCGATGCGACTGTGAGAGAACCAAAGGGAGATGATGGGGACTGCATTGGGGAAGATGGGGACTGTgttccagaaagagattcctcATCGTGTCCAAGTCCAACATTGGGCAGAGAAGCAAGCGTAGAATCTTACTCACCTCAGATGAAGGGGGGACATGAAGAAGACATCCAGTCAGAAGTGCCAAAAGCTGACTTGATCCTGCAAGAATTCCCCAGTCAGGAGCAAACGAAGGGACCACAGTCCCCAAGGAACCAACTAAATGCTCAGCCAGCGGGGAATGAGGCCGTGGTGGAGCAGAACTCCATGGCGTGTGAAGCCGCTGGGGAAGATGAGGCTCACTCTTCTTTAGAGCAGAGTGCATGCAGTGTGCTAGTCCCTTCAAAACCTCAGCCCCAGAGACTGGCTAAGCAGCAGTCACCAGTGGGAAAATGCGATAATGCGGTTCCTGGAGGTTTACAAATGACGGAGCATGGCAAGGTTTCTGATCACATACAGTGGTTTAATAAACTTTCTCTAAATGAAGCAAACAGAACGAAAGTGAAGTCACCTCTGAAATTTCAGCGTACTCCTGTCCGTCAGTCTGTCAGAAGAATTAATTCTTTGTTGGAGTATGGCAGGCAGCCTGTGAGGCAGAAGTTGGCATTCTTTGGTGATGCAGCTTCTCCTCTGGTAAAATCAGTGAGCTGTGATGGTGCTCTTCCCTCATGTGTAGAAAGTACATCGAAAGATTCCTCTGTTTCATGTGCTAAATTAGGTCCCGAAGCACAGAAGTCTACGTCATGTGATAAGTCAAATGATGCAGTTTCAAAATCAAGCGTTGAATTAACTTCTAAATCTTTCTCAAAAGTTAAGAGACATCCAGATCCTGTGCATGCTTCTCTTGGAACTACTAGATTTTGTAAACAGGAGAGCAAATCTGATGGCCAAATTAAGTTTCCCTTGGATGATCTCACTAATCATGATAGATTAAAATTTGCTGTAAATAATAATACAGCCTTTCCTCCCGGAATAAAAAACAGAGTTCTTAGGAAACcatcagaaaaagaaagggtcTGGTACAAGGGTTCTCCCAAAAATCCTATTGGAAAGACTCAACTCCTACCAACGAGTAAGCCTGTAGACTTGTAA